The window ACAAGGTGAGAAAGagtatttatggaaacaaaaaggacaGTTGATTGCCTCTCACATGTATCTATGCCTGCACGTACGTGCAAGGGTCCATTTTCCAAAGTCTTTCTCTCTGCCTCCTGTTGCGGTCATcattgctctctctctttctctctctctctttcttcgtGATACTAAGCTAGAAAGTTCGAGGCCTTCCAAATGGCGATCTTCTTGAAAGCCTCAATTGGTAGCACGAAATGATGATATTGGGTCATTTGGGAGGGTTGCAGTGGCTACCACCATCACCGTAGTTGGGAGCACATAAATTGGTGGTCGTGATGACGATGGAGGTCCCATGGATGCAATACTTGAAATCATCAATGTATTTGAGCTTGAAGTAGGCGCCACAAGCATGGTTTAAAGAATCGAGAATTGCATTGGCGAATCAAccaatttggattggaattggcCGTGATCGATCCCAATTTCTAATGATCCGATATGGTCAATGTACACCCAAAACCCTTGAAATTCAttgtttttagattttagaaCCAATTCAAGGGTTCTTGAGCACTGATTCAGACTGATTCCGATCTGATCTGGATTATAATCGCCGATGTagtgttttaaaaccttggccACAGGTCTGTTTCCCCTTCCCCTCGTGGCACACACCCCCATTTTTTGCTCAAACCCACTATGTCCCCTCTCTGTTTCCCCCTCCTCATCCCTCTCCCACTGCAACAACCCCTAGTCCTTGctttccctccccctctctaTCCCTTTTTCTCTAGCTCCAGTTATTTCCTATTGATTTGAtccattctgatatttggggtccagTCCCTATCAAGTCTCTCGGTATAGCTACTATGTCACCTTCATAGATGATTATTCTACTTgattctcctctcttttttctgaATTATcaaatgatggtgatatatgtTCATCATGATGTTGCATGTTACCCACGTGTCTATCATGCTGGTGCATATTGACCATATGTCCATCATGGCGAGacatttttttaatggaattgGTCAGGTCAATCCCGTTAACCTGATCAACTTGACACCGCCTCGAATTAGccagaatcaaaatcagccTCGACCGATCCAACTAGTCATATtctgattcttgaaaccctaGCTAATTCAACCCTACTTAATCCCAGAATTAAATCTTTGGCTTGGGGTGAAGCAAGGTGAAATGGGTACCTGGGGGTTTTTCAGCACCATCCCTAACCTAACCagataaggatcatgcatatatcACATCCAAAATTCCAAACCTGCTTCATTTACATCTCTGGTGGCAAGTCCTATATGGTTTTTAACTATTGGTTCTGAAACAGACCCAATAATTGAACTGTCCCAGATGGAggtgataatatatataaaaaaaaaaaaaaacccttaagcTCAATTAGTATAATTGAGTTTCCATATGGATGAAATAGTAAGTTGACCATATATCCTTAATATAAAGTATCAGCATAGATATGCAAAGCAGTCTCTAGATCACATCTAACTGAATTCCTACCCTAAGATGACATCAATGAAGAACAAGTCTTGTTGTAAGGTACCATGCCTACTTATTACAGTCCAAATCTTACTACAATTCCATATAAAAAGAGTATCAAGCTTCAAAATGGCTCAAAtatgaaaagagagagatatacctaaaacatgatgatgatgatgaccttGTTCCTAACCATGGTCGGAGGTTTTAGAGGAGATGAACCCAAGAGACCCAAAATATTCCCCTAGGGTTGCCTCAATGGTCTTGATTGCATCATTAgactagagagagaaagaaaggaaggagggggggggggggagaggagaggggaggggagaggggaagTCCTACATGTCCTACAAGTTAGTTTGAACTACTCCAAAGCCATCAATGGAGTTCTTCAAAGGTCTGTGTGACTGTGACAAGAGGTGAATGCCAAAAACCAAGCATTAAACCCTCCACTAAAACCTAGTTAGTTAGATTTGGCTAAAACTCCCATGAGTTCAACCAAGACAATGTACAAGACATAATAATGCAATAGAGTGAGTTAGTGAAagtctcttcttccctttccctcaGGGAAGATGGACGGGTGGTTACACAATGACTATATGAGAGAGTTAATGTGAAGTTGGAAAAGCATTTGAAAAAAACATGAGTAGTAGTCACTCAAGTTTTGGTCAATTTTCCaagaaattacaaaagaaaaacaaaagacacCTAAGTCTCTAGGGTTGATGTCAATGGCAATGCAAAAGTCTAGGGCATCCCATATGCCCCTAATTAGTGTGCCAAGGCTGCCTCTCTACATTTAGAGAGTAAGGATACTTGTTCAGTTGTCCTTTTTAGTTGATGAATTTACATCTCTCCAAAGCCTAAGTTAGAGAAAGTTGTGTTGCTTATTAGCCTTTCCTGGGCTAATTATGTTAGAATGAAGGAATATCTCTTCTTCTGTTATTTCCAACTTAGCTCCCCAAATAGCTAGAGTTGGTGATGATGTGATTTGCTCACATTCTCGTTTTTGGGTTCTTTTAGGGAACCACAAAGACTTACTGGGCTTTTGTAACATAGCCCATCTTGATGACCAAAATGGAATGAACTCGTTTTCACATGACATGCACTAGGGAGGAGGTAATTGGAGGGCTCTCCTCCAAGGTGGGCTTAGCCCTGATGTGGGGCTAATTTTTTCTGACAAACCCAAGGATGCATACCTGGACTtgcattagagagagagagaaagagagaggaatgacagaaaggaagagagatgaAAGAGCCTCAAAACCATAACCATGGTTAAGCTGAAGGTTGTTCAgatgcagttggagtgaagtCGGTAGGAACGAGTCTGTAGGGCTGAGGTCGTGTTGGGGCATGAACAGTAGTAGTTGGAGCCGTATGAGTAGCCATGGTCACGCCTGTTGTGGAGTAAAACACACTGTTAAAGATATTAATTAGTACCTCCACGAATGAGAAGAACCCAAATAATAGAGTTACGAAACAAGAattaaggaaagaaagaaagataaatatAGGTCCTATAGGCTATATAACATGACCAGTGGGAGGACAGAAGCTTCATCTTAATTTATTTTGTCCAAAAGCATTACATGGACCACCGAcatatagagaaagaaaagctGAAAAAACTATAGTTTGCAGCTTTTTTCTGACTTCTTGTCTAACCCTCTTTTAACAACAGGGATATGGAATCTTTGTCCTCCCATTGGTCATCGTGTGTTCTTCTTCATAATAGAGAAAGTGGGCTAAGCTAGCAAAGAGTGCAACAAACCTGCTTGAGATGGTGGAGTGGGAGCGAGAGACATGGGTCCACCGTAGTGATGAGGGAAGCCGGTTGAGGTGATGGGGGAGTACTGGAACAGGTGATGTGGGTACTGGACACCATATCCATGGCCACCAGTGTAGGCAGCGGCGGGAGTGGCAGCTCCACCATTGCCCTGCCCGAACTGGAGATAAGGGTAGAAAgcagcggcggcggcggcggcagcGCCGGTGAGCATTCCTCCTGCCCCTGCACCGTACATTGGGTACTGGGTTGCTGCACCTCCTCCATAAACACCGTAATAGCTCTGTAACAACAATAATTATCCAAACACGTTATTCAAACTCCTTTACGTACTATTATTACAAGTGGTCGTGGAAAAACACAGTATATAGAGTTTACAGCTTAGGTAGGTGAGACTTGGGATTTGGGAGTCCAGGGAGGGGGtattaatggaaacaaaaaggacaaaTGGTTACCTCTCGTAGGATTACGATACTTTCATGCCACCACTGCACGTACGTATAGGTGAAAGTACATGTGAGAGGTATATGTTTGTCTTTTTAGTTTCCATTAACACCCCTGCctccttgtaaatggcaaaaatgggACAAATGATTACCTCTCACACGTACGTGCAGAGGAATCGGACTCGTATTCTCCACGTCATACTTAAATAGGAAAAACTCTGGACCAAAGTACAATACTGATACGGATCGACATAGATTGGTTTGTATCAGACAAGTTTGCCCctagttttcttttaaaaaaggattttttacAACCCCTAGTCCATCAATTTCACCAATATGgtaccgatacggtatcaagATCATTGCCTAGTGCCCGGATACAATATCGATACTGGtatctcaaaccatgctctagaCCAATGTTAATGCACCACGTGGCAATAAGATGGTGTCCACACTATTCACCACTATGGTGAAATATTATTGTCCCAAAAggttgttattttttcaaacatCACATGCACCTATTCTACCATGCAGACAAATGATGTATTAGTTCTGACCAATATTGGATAGAGAgtacatggtctagattagctatatatcaaatttcataatctttttcaatcaaatacacctatgtattggcatgcatcccgTGCATGTTCATGCATGTGTATTAGTACTTTAGCCATTACTATAAATTCTCTCAACTTTAACcagaaacagattttttttaatagaaaaaaccATAAAAATGGATAGACACAAACTATTATTACACCTATACTTactctttttcattttataaaaaaaaaaatttacatgaaatttttaaaaataagaacaaattactttcttttttcattcactggCTCATTGTGGGTTGAAACTTTCACTAGTGAGACAATGACatggcaatatatatatatatatggaccACTTGTAGGATGCCACCAATCATGAATGTCATGTATTAGTTCATACTTATACATACACCTATTACACCCATATACATTAATTGAGTGCAGGGAATGTCCACATACGTGAACGACTCACAATCgtttagatggaatccactttgtGGAAATGTTACATCTGAACGGCTGATATTTgtatttattcaatttttttttcatggtaaATATTGTATTTATTCTACTTATTAGGAAGATAGAGACCAATGCAAAATAGGAAAGGAAATAGAACAATACTATGATTTATTGCAGCTGGAAGGAGTTGAAATATGGGTGGGATTGGTTGGTAGGTAGATGTATTATTAAAAAGCCATGAAGGAGCATATATAGGAAGGTGGAGGAGTTTGTACATACCGTTGGATAGGTATAATCTGGCGAGTAAGGAGAGTACCTGAAATTTGTGAGATACAACATAAAATTACAGTTAAAGAACAGTACTTCAGGTTAGAATACAATGTGCATGTGCATGTTCATGTGTATGTGATCCATATACCTGTTTGCTTGGACTTACAGATATGCCTTTTCGCGCGTGCTTGCTCGCCCATGCGTGTGGCATGTGGTAAAGTTTGTTTTTCATGTGTGAATGAGATGCCAAACACATGCATGGAGATACCCACGTGAAGACAGTTGTAGGGTTGGTGGGTATGCATTATTTTACTACATATGACACATGCATGTGCCCCATGTTCATGCATACAtggtatgagagagagagagagagaggtatgaTGACATGCATGGATGCATGATGGTTTGATGATTTAATAATTAAGGGAAATGTATATGAACTGGCAATCCACGTGGAGATTCCTAAATAGATGTATGAAATAAAGGTTTACATATAACATACCCATACATATTATAGGGAATGCCTTGTTGGATGGCATAATGAGGGAAGGTTGCTGTAGAAGGAAAAGCTGTTCCCACCCCACCTTGAAGGCCTGTGTGAAAAGAGTTCATTACCCTAAAGTTCCTGCCTCCTCCTGACCAATCAAAAAGAacattcaaattttattttaatatcacccaacaaaaataaaaaagaaaaaccaatgaAGCTTGAAGCTTAATTTAGTAAAGTGTGTTAGAAGAATTTTTGTCTGtatttacctttttcttttgtcttttttaatCTAAATGAAATGACCAATAAATTGGATAAGCAAAACTAATCAAATTCCTTTGTATTGATGTTCATCAttaatttttaccaaaaaaaaaaagatgttcaTCATTAATTGAGTGTCACCAAAGTATACTTAATTAGTAAATTGTAATTAAGAAGTTAGAGATACGTGTGActtacatgcatgcatgcatacatACATGCATGACCTATCTAATGCTAATGTATGATGTATCCCATTAATGCTGTTAAATCAGAATGGACTCTTTGGCTTTGAAAGATCTGATCACCTCTACAATTCTAAAATGATTCTTTCTCTTGCAGTTTAACAAATGCAACTTCCATTAATGAGGCAAAATTAAGGGGGAAAGAATGAGAAAGgggggaaataaagaagagtgGCTAGAGAActaggggaagaagaagaagagagctaGAAATGATGATAGatagaaggaaagaagagaagaaaagaaagtatatatatatatatatatataccatgtTTTGGTGTAGAGGGTCTGGATCTCTGAACACCCAAGGAAGCAAGATTGCAGTTAGCCCTTCTCCCATCTATCACAGGAGCAGCATCCACACAAGCTCTCATGGCAGCTTCTGGTTCTGTAAAAGTTACCTGAAACAgaaataacaaaagaagaagaagaagagcagagaaCAATTAAAACTTGTTAATATTATTAAACATTAGCAAGCTAAatagtttaaaataaaaaaataaaaaaaagaaagaaagaaaggggaaaaattgGATCCTGAATTCctgattcttttttctttttatctttcctCTCTTTGTTCAATTATTTTGgatcttaattaattaattcctTCATGGAGAATACCCACCTTTAgatctttttaaaattaaactaagatCGAATTATGGagttaatgaaataaaaataaaatcaaaataaaaaaaaagaaagaaagaaccgaATATGAAGAGAGATaccaaatcaagaaaaaaaaggaaggaaagggaaatgAAAAAACTCACAAATCCATAGCCTTTGGACCTTCCTGTGTTCTTATCTGTAATCACTACAGCTTCCAAAATCTCTCCAAACTGTTCAAAGTATTTCTTCATAGTCTCCTTCTGGGTTTCCCAAGCAAGCCCTCCAACAAACACTTTAGTGTAAGTGGTATCACCAAGCTGACTTGAGAGATTTGCTGGAGTCATCTTCACCTCTAAATCAAAagtctctctcctttctttatcttcttcttctcctcctctgctTGAACTTTCTTTCCTCCAAAATTAGCAGAAACTCCTGAATCAGGAACCTTGGCAATAAGCTGTCACTCACAACTgatcaaaatgaagaaaaaaaccaCAAGATTTAGAAGATCTTCTCTAGATTTAGAGGTGAAATCTGGCCAGGAAGGAGAGGTATTCAAGATTAGAAGCCAATTAGGTTATggatcaaagagggagagagagagagagagagagagagagagagagagaatgggaaaGCAAAAGGTAGAAAAGAGAAAGACCCTCACATTATACGGACATGTTTTTATATGGACAGACTCCCAAGTCCCCACTCTTACATTATTAACGTCACTCATCGCTGTCACCCAATCCCACCAGGCCCCAAGGGAAGGAGTgaatgaaatgaccaaaataatcTCCATCTTTTTCAGAATTACAGAAGATACCTTGACTGAGAGAGGATTTACATTATAAAAGTCTAGCACTACTCAAGTGGCAAAAACGGAACGGAGATTTTTCAACAACGGGGGTTGTGGGGGAACCTTTAGAATCACTAGGAGGGTCAGCATTCAACATCTCAAAgataccctttcttttttttaatatataaaaaataataataaatgggCCCTGATTAGATCTTTCCTAGGTTTACAATCTGGAACGTAGACCCTTTTCGGAGAAATCATCCAATCAGTGATTATAGAATCTCAGATCAATCTTAACCCTATAAAGTAACCGTTGGATTTATTGGATcccaaagagaaaaatattCTAATACAACGGTTAATACAGCTTCCACATGCTTGGACGGCTAAGATCCTGGGATCACCAAATATTCTGTCGTGTGTCTTACAAATGGACGGGTGTGATCGAGAGTGCATTATGTTTAATTTtagaatgattttttttaattcccgtattttttaaattatcgAGGGAGGGAGAAAGGGGTTGGAGACTGGGAATGTCCGTTCACTTGCTTGGCGGCGTTGGGCGGCAAAACATTGAAATCTAGCGGGAAGAGTGAACAAAGGTTAATGGTTCATGGTAGGAGGGTGTTTTCGTCAATGTAAGGTTTAaataagggtaatatagtcaTTGGAAGAAAGTTGAGCTATTTTGGATAATCATTATGACCaaaccttttctctctcttcacctAACACGTAAAATAAACTTTGTCAGAGATTGAAGGCAGTCTTTGTCTCTTTGACGCCCGAACCCTCAGCTCCGTTCGGCTCGGCTCCGCTCCGGCTCAAGCTTTTAAAGGAATGGCGGGAAACTAATCTGGCTATTTAAATGGACGACCCGCCTCGGCTTGGTCCATTCCTAATGATGTGGGTCGATCTGGTTTAACCAATCAGATCATTGTTAAAATTTGGTTCTATTAAACCGGAACAAATATCACTGCATCATCTAAAATCAATACCATATTGACAAAGCCGTCTTAGGATCACTCAATTCTAGCAACTTATACTTTCGAGTTTTAAATCCATGTTGTAAACCCTATAAGGGGTAAGATTATACACTATCACTTGTGTGTATTGCCCTtttatattctctctctttcctaatACGTTCGTTGATGAATCATATAATGCCCCTTTCTATGCCCCTATTGGCTGGGAGTAGAAACTTAATCCTAGACCACCGGTGCATCCCTCCCCATTTTTTAAagggaagatttttttttagcaGACTACATCAGTATCCTTTctatctctcctcttcacatgaaatgacttaTTTATTCCCTATTTACGAAATCGTTTCGTTAtttctcattggtgtgctcctccCCTCTGGACCTTCTCCCTTGTATAA is drawn from Telopea speciosissima isolate NSW1024214 ecotype Mountain lineage chromosome 1, Tspe_v1, whole genome shotgun sequence and contains these coding sequences:
- the LOC122660261 gene encoding RNA-binding protein 24-B-like isoform X2, producing MTPANLSSQLGDTTYTKVFVGGLAWETQKETMKKYFEQFGEILEAVVITDKNTGRSKGYGFVTFTEPEAAMRACVDAAPVIDGRRANCNLASLGVQRSRPSTPKHGGGRNFRVMNSFHTGLQGGVGTAFPSTATFPHYAIQQGIPYNMYGYSPYSPDYTYPTSYYGVYGGGAATQYPMYGAGAGGMLTGAAAAAAAAFYPYLQFGQGNGGAATPAAAYTGGHGYGVQYPHHLFQYSPITSTGFPHHYGGPMSLAPTPPSQAGVTMATHTAPTTTVHAPTRPQPYRLVPTDFTPTASEQPSA
- the LOC122660261 gene encoding RNA-binding protein 24-B-like isoform X1: MTPANLSSQLGDTTYTKVFVGGLAWETQKETMKKYFEQFGEILEAVVITDKNTGRSKGYGFVTFTEPEAAMRACVDAAPVIDGRRANCNLASLGVQRSRPSTPKHGGGRNFRVMNSFHTGLQGGVGTAFPSTATFPHYAIQQGIPYNMYGYSPYSPDYTYPTSYYGVYGGGAATQYPMYGAGAGGMLTGAAAAAAAAFYPYLQFGQGNGGAATPAAAYTGGHGYGVQYPHHLFQYSPITSTGFPHHYGGPMSLAPTPPSQAVCFTPQQA